From Antennarius striatus isolate MH-2024 chromosome 9, ASM4005453v1, whole genome shotgun sequence, one genomic window encodes:
- the LOC137601507 gene encoding uncharacterized protein, with amino-acid sequence MTVSSVLLLPSLLWMCSAYSYENVALRGTATQSTVSSGGIASNAIDGNRNPLYHDMSCTHTNAQTNPWWRVDLLEPYVVTSIAITNRQEGAERINGAEVYVGKGKDNFFSNAMVARISRIPGGQTLELTFTKHVEGRYVTVVIPGPNRILTLCEVEVYGYRAPTGENLALQGKATQSSTNSIGLAYNAIDGNRASAWSQGSCIYTTADFNAWWRLDLGKTHKVFTVNVTSDTESYLRLNGAEIRIGDSLDNNGSNNPKCAVISGLTGGFTGTFQCHGMDGRYVNIVRPGKTQSLVLCEVEVYGARNMTVRVLLVLLLLGTSSATNHPNVALRGKAAQSNSEHALGYACNAIDGNRDTKFLSGSCAVSAETRNPWWRVDLLDRYIVTSVSITNRGDCCAERLNELKIYIGNSKENNGLNNPKVATISTIGLGSTHFENFTNRVEGRYVTLFLTGAKKILTMCEVEVYGYRAPTGENLALQGKACQSSFREHGFAYNAIDGNPNSRWKDGSCSHTNNDISPWWRLDLRKTHKVFSVNVTNVDVNPERLQGAEIRIGDSLENNGNDNPRCGVITNIAAGGVSEFQCNGMDGRYVNVVIPDREEFLTLCEVEVFGSVLD; translated from the exons ATGACAGTCAGCTCAGTCCTGCTCCTGCCGTCCCTTCTGTGGATGTGTTCAGCTTACAGCTACG AAAATGTGGCATTGCGGGGAACGGCGACACAGTCGACCGTTTCCAGTGGGGGCATCGCTAGCAATGCAATTGATGGAAATCGGAACCCCCTCTACCATGACATGTCATGCACCCACACCAATGCACAGACCAATCCCTGGTGGAGGGTGGACCTGTTGGAGCCCTACGTTGTTACTTCCATCGCCATCACCAACAGACAAGAAGGTGCAGAGAGGATCAACGGGGCAGAAGTTTACGTTGGGAAGGGAAAAGACAATTTTTTCTCAAACGCAAT GGTTGCTAGGATTTCCAGAATACCAGGAGGCCAGACTTTAGAACTGACTTTTACCAAACACGTGGAGGGTCGGTATGTGACCGTGGTCATACCTGGGCCAAATAGGATCCTCACGCTCTGCGAAGTTGAAGTCTACGGGTACCGTGCCCCAACTG GAGAGAACCTGGCGCTCCAAGGGAAAGCCACCCAGTCTTCCACGAATTCCATAGGCTTGGCATACAACGCCATAGACGGGAACCGTGCCAGCGCCTGGAGCCAGGGCTCTTGTATTTATACAACTGCAGACTTCAATGCATGGTGGCGACTGGACCTGGGTAAAACCCATAAAGTGTTTACGGTCAACGTTACCAGCGACACAGAGTCTTATTTGCGACTCAATGGAGCTGAGATCCGCATTGGAGACTCCCTTGACAACAACGGCAGTAACAATCCTAA GTGTGCTGTGATCTCCGGCCTCACCGGAGGTTTCACCGGAACCTTCCAGTGCCACGGCATGGACGGCCGCTACGTGAACATAGTCAGGCCTGGAAAAACGCAGAGCCTGGTGCTGTGTGAGGTAGAGGTGTACGGCGCCAG AAACATGACGGTCAGGGTTTTGCTCGTGCTGCTCCTCCTGGGGACGAGCTCAGCCACCAATCATC CGAACGTGGCCTTGAGGGGAAAAGCAGCGCAGTCAAATTCTGAACATGCCCTCGGATACGCCTGCAACGCCATCGACGGAAACCGCGACACCAAGTTCCTGTCGGGAAGCTGTGCCGTCTCCGCTGAAACAAGGAACCCGTGGTGGAGGGTGGACCTGCTGGACAGGTACATCGTCACCTCCGTCAGCATCACCAACAGAGGAGACTGCTGCGCCGAAAGACTCAACGAACTGAAGATCTACATCGGCAACTCCAAGGAAAACAACGGCTTAAACAACCCCAA GGTTGCTACGATCTCAACAATCGGTTTGGGTTCGACACACTTTGAGAACTTCACGAACCGCGTGGAGGGACGATACGTGACTCTGTTTCTAACCGGGGCGAAAAAGATCCTCACGATGTGCGAAGTGGAAGTCTACGGATACCGAGCGCCGACCG GTGAGAATCTGGCCCTCCAGGGAAAAGCCTGTCAGTCGTCGTTTCGGGAACACGGCTTTGCGTACAACGCCATTGATGGGAATCCTAACAGCAGGTGGAAAGACGGATCCTGCAGTCACACTAACAACGACATCAGCCCCTGGTGGCGGCTGGATCTACGCAAAACGCATAAAGTTTTCTCCGTCAACGTCACCAACGTGGATGTTAATCCAGAACGCCTGCAGGGAGCGGAGATCCGGATCGGAGATTCCCTGGAAAACAACGGCAACGACAACCCCAG GTGTGGCGTGATCACCAACATCGCGGCGGGAGGCGTGTCTGAATTCCAGTGTAACGGGATGGACGGTCGCTACGTGAACGTGGTCATCCCAGACAGAGAGGAGTTCCTGACTCTGTGTGAGGTGGAGGTGTTCGGTTCAGTCCTGGATTAG